From the Nitrospiria bacterium genome, the window CCTTGCTGATGGGAAAAACTCTTCAGTTGAACCTATCCCGCTTGCTCTTAAGGACGGACCATCAGGTTCTCGCCAACCTTTCGGAGGACGACCGACAACAAATCCGAGACTTCATCCAGCATTTCAGCGATGAGGAAGCCCGCTTCGACATTTTTAGCGTCAATGAAGGAATCAACGACCTCTATTTCATGGACGACCAAAATAAGGTGGTGATCGACAATCCGGCGCAAAGGGAAGGACGAACCCTTCCGCCGGACGAGCAAATCGGCCCGGAGACGATGGCCTATTTGAAGAAGAACAAGATCGACACGCGGATCCAGAACCGGGGAGATCACACCTATATGTTCATGACCTTTCCCGTATTCCAGAAGAATCGACTTTTGGGCCTTGGTAGAATCGAAATGTCGATGGATTCTGCGGTGGCGCAGTTGGACCGCATCAAATTGTGGGGCTTGTTCACGACCGCGGGGCTTTTTATGATTGCACTGCTTTTTGCTTCCTATTTTGCCAAAAGCGTGACCCGGCCGATCGGCGAATTGGTCCGGGCGGCGGTCCGGATCGGTCAAGGTGACTTTGACCAACGACTGGATGAATCCCGCAGGGATGAAATCGGCGTCTTGATGGCCACCTTTAACCGCATGACCGAGGGAATCGTCAAACTGGAAGAAACGCAAAAACGGGTGGAAAAGCTCGAGATTGCCAGCCAGTTGGCCGCCCGGGTCGCCCACGAAATTAAAAACCCGCTGAACAGCATCGGTCTCATCATCGATCATATGCGGGACCGGTTTGCCCCGGCGAGTCAACCGGAACGCGAGAAATTCCTGGATTTGTCCAGCAACATCCAGCGGGAGGTGGATCGGCTGAATAAAATCGTCGAAGGTTTCCTTCGCTCCGCAAAGCCAATCTCTCTATCTCGGCAGCCGACGGATCTGAACGGTTTGATCGACGAAACGTTGGCCTCCATCATTCCCGAGGCGGACCAGCAGAAGGTCACTATTCATCGTCATTATCAGGGGAACCTGCCCCGGCTGTCCGTGGATTATCACCAGTTGCGCCAGGCGCTTCTCAACCTGTTGATCAATGCGTTGCAGGCGATGCCGACCGGAGGCGAACTGTCCCTGACCACCTCGGCTTTAAACCATGGGACGGAAGCGGTGGCGGTTTCGATCGCCGACACCGGTTGCGGGATACCCCCCGAAAACCTGCCGCGGCTTTTCGGTACCTATTTCACCACGAAGGAACGCGGCTTTGGATTGGGGCTTTCGATCGTAGAGCGGATCGTTCAGGAGCACGGCGGAAGGATCAAAGTAGAAAGTCGGGTCGGGAGGGGCTCGGTGTTTACGCTCCTGTTCCCGATTCAAGGGGAAACGAACCATGCCTAGTGTACTAATTGTCGATGATGAAAAAGTGCAGACCAGCATCTTGGGTGACATCCTGACTCATGAGGGGTATGATGTCACCACGGAGAATAACCCGGAACAGGCCCTCGCCCTGGCCCAAAATCAATCCTTTGATCTGGTGATCTGCGATATGAAAATGCCCCAGATGGACGGGATCGAATCGCTCAAACGCCTCCGGAAAATCAATCCGGACCTCAACGTAATCATCATGACCGCCTTCGGAACAATCGAAACCGCCGTGAAAGCCATGCGGGAAGGGGCGTTTGATTATGTCATGAAGCCGTTCTCGAAGGAGGAACTCTTGATCACCATTCAACGCGCCATCAAGAATCAAGAACTGGTGCGGGAAAATGTTTATCTCCGGGAGGAGCTGGGTCTCCTTGAAGATTCCGTCCGATTGATCGGGGAGAGTGAGGCGATCCAGAATATTCACCGGATGATCGCCAAGGTGGCCCAAGATGACAAGGCCACGGTCTTGCTCCAGGGAGAAACGGGAACGGGAAAGGACCTCATCTCAAGGGCCATTCATCAGAGGAGCCCCCGGCAAAAGGCCGCGTTTATCGTCGTCAACTGCGCCGCGGTCCCGGAGGGACTGATGGAAAGCGAATTTTTCGGGCATGAAAAGGGGGCATTTACCGGCGCCGTGACGGCCAAACCGGGACGGTTTGAACTGGCGGATCGGGGGACCCTTTTTTTGGATGAGGTGGCCGAACTGGATGCCAACGTCCAGGGCAAACTGCTCCGGGTGCTTCAGACCAAGGAGTTTGAACGCGTCGGCGGAACCCGTACGCACCGGGTCAATGTCCGGGTCATTGCCGCCACCAATAAAAACCTTCAGGAAGGGGTGCGCTCGGGACGATTTCGAGAAGACCTTTTCTACAGACTCAACGTCGTGCCCATTACGATTCCCCCCCTTCGAGAACGGAAGGAAGACATTCCCCTACTGACTGAATACTTTCTGAAAAAATTTCAGGCGGAGGGCAAACGAAAGGTCCAGATCTCTCCGGATGCCATGGAGGCACTGATGAAGTATAATTATCCCGGAAATGTCCGAGAGCTTGAAAATCTCCTCGAACGGGCGATCATCCTCTCCGATGGAAAGGTCGTCACCTCCCGAGAGGTCCATCTCTATCCCCTCGATCCCCCCTCTCCGTCCAATGTTCCGGTCGCACCGGAAGACGGGACCAAGACAAACTCCCTTCGCGATGTCAGCCGCCATGCCGCGGAAGAGGCGGAGAGAGTCCTAATCATGGAAACCCTTCTGAAAACAAATTGGAACAGGGTCAAGGCGGCGAGGGCGCTCGGAATCGATTACAAAACGCTTCGCCTCAAGATCCGCCAGTTCGGACTCGCGCCCGGCAAAAGCCTGATGCCCTAGCCACTCCAAAAGGATCCGGCGCTCACCATCCCGTTTACTTCTTTGGTGTTTTCGTTTTTTCCTGAGTTGGCGTTTTCGCCTTTTCCTGAATGGAGAGCAGTTCCACCTCGAAAACGAGCGTGGAATTGGGCCCGATCATTTGACCGGCTCCCCGGGGCCCGTAGGCGAGGCTCGACGGGATGAAGAGCTGCCATTTTGAGCCGACCGGCATCAACTGCAGCGCCTCGGTCCAACCGGAGATCACGCCCGACACCGGAAAAGTGGCCGGCTGTCCGCGCTTGTATGAACTGTCGAATTCAGTACCGTCGATCAGGGTGCCCCGGTATTGGGTGGTGACCGTATCGGTGGCCTTGGGTTTTTTCCCGGTGCCGGCCGTAATGACTTTATACTGGAGACCGCTCGGAAGGGTGACGACCCCCTCCTTTTTCTTATTCTCGGCTAAATAAGCCTCGCCTTCCTTCATGTTTTTGTCCCCGAGTTCTTTGTTGTGCGCGATGGCCTTGGCCTTCAACTCCTGTTCAAAGGCGGTCATCACGGATTGGATTTCTTCTTCCGTGAGCAAAGGTTTCGCATCCGACATCGCGTCTTTGATCCCTCGCGCCAACAGATCCGGATCAACCTCGATGGCCCGTTGTTTGAAATCGGATCCGATGTTCAGCCCGATGCTGTAGCTGACCTTGTCCTTTTGGGTCTTCAGGACCGTGGAGTCCGCTCCGCGAGCCGAACCGGCCAGCAGCATAATTCCGAGAACCGCCACCAATCGAAATAACATAAAATCTCCTTTCCTCGATGAATGCCCCAGTTCTGCACCGGCCATTTCCCGCGCGAACATCACAGAAACAGCGGACTTCAAGTGGGGCTTTTGTTATTTGTGACACTCTTGTATAATCAATTTCTCCGGATGAGTCAATCATTATGTTGTAAGAACTTGATCATGAGGGGAAAGTGTGATTTGGCGCATGAAAGAATCTTGATGAAGATCTTACGGCGGAAATGGGTCTGGCTACCGGTGCTCTTGGGGGTCGTCCTTCTCGTCGTCTTCCTGACGGTCCATGGAAAAAAGACGGGTCCGTCCCGGTCCGAAAGGCCGTTGATCCATGCGGAACTGATCAAACTCCGATCGGAAGAAATCCCTGTTTACCGGGAGGTCACGGGAACCGTCGCCTCCGCCTCGGCCGCGACCCTGGCCAGCAAAGTACTCGGGCAGGTGGAGGAGATCCGAGTGAAGGAGGGAAATCGGGTAAAAACGGGTGACGTTTTAATCACCCTGGACAGCCGTGCGCTCTTGGCCCAACGGGAGCGGGCGGAGGCCGAACTTGAAAACGCGAAGATCCATTATCAGAGGATCAAAACACTGTTCAAGGAACGATCCGCCACCCAGCAAGAATTGGATAATGCCGAACGGACCTATAAAGTGGCGGAGGCGACGTGGAAATCCATCGAGGCCGATTTGGCGTACACCACAATCAAAGCCCCTTTTGACGGGGTGATAACGGAAAAATTGATCGAGGTGGGGGAACTCGCCTCGCCGGGGCGGTCCCTCTTGCGAATCGAGGATGAGGGGCATCTACGTCTCGAAGTCCCGGTGGCCGAGACGGACGCGGCCGGCCTGCGCATCGGGCAAACCGTCGTGGTTCGCCTGGATGCCCTGGATGGTCTTGCCCTCGATGGCCGTGTCGCCCAGATCCTGCCGGCCGCAGATCCGTCAACGCACTCGTTTTGGGTAAAGGCGGACCTTCCGTCGGTTCCCCGGATCAGGAGCGGTCTGTTTGGGAGGATGGTGTTTCCCATCGGACGACGAAGCGCCTTGATGATCCCTCAAGCGGCCGTTCAGGTTGAGGGCGAACTATCTCGGGTGTACGTAGCTGACGAATCCGCGATCGTTCAGTCGAGACTGATCCGGCCGGGACCGGTACGGGAGGGACGGGTCGAAGTGCTCTCCGGCCTCGTGGACGGCGAGCGGATCCTCGCCCGTGCTTCGGACGGTCGGGAGGGAGCCATCGTCCGGATTCCGGAGGGAAGCCGGCCATGAATCCGAGTAGTGAGCGCCATCCCCGCCTGGAAGGGCGGGGTTAGCGAGCGATTTAAAAAAGATGGAAATTTTGTCCCCTCGGAACGGAGAATCCCCGGCTGGAAGGCCGGGTTTCTTCAATCGGCTGGGTCTCAGCGGCCGGATTGCTCAGGTTTTCATCCGCTCCAAACTCACCCCCCTTATGATCGTCGCCGCGCTCCTGCTCGGGGGTCTCGCCATCCTAGCCACGCCCCGGGAAGAAGAGCCCCAGATCCTCGTCCCGATGGCCGATGTCTTTATTCCTTTTCCCGGGGCCTCGCCCAAAGAAGTGGAGGAGTTGGTGGTCCGACCCCTCGAGCGGAAGCTGTCCGAAATACGTCGGGTCGAATATGTTTACTCCACCTCGCGGCCGGGCCTGGCGCTTTTCATCGTCCGCTTCTATGTCGGAGAAGATCTGGAGAAGAGTTTGGTTGATCTGTACGATAAGCTGATGTCGAATCGCGATCTGTTGCCGCCCGGCGCCTCGGACTTTATGGTGAAGCCCAGGGACATCAACGATGTGCCGATCGTGACCCTGACCCTTTGGAGTTCCCGCTATGATGATTATCAGCTGCGACGTATTGCGGATCACCTGCTGGAAGAGGTAAAGAAAATTCCAAAGACCTCCGGGGGATTCATCGTGGGCGGGAGACAGCGGCGCCTGCGGGTAATGCCCGATCCGGGGCGGATGAAATCCTACGGTGTGACCCCGCTGGAACTGGTCTCCGCGATCCAGAAGACCAATCGGAAGCTTCCCTCCGGCCGTTTTGAGCGAGACAACCGGGAATTTCCGGTCGAGACCGGAGAGTTTATCCGGGACCCGGAAGATCTGGAGCGCGTCGTGATCGGAATCCACGGGGGGAGGCCGGTCTTTTTAAGGGACGTAGCGAAGGTGTCGGATGGCCCGGAGGAAGCGGTTCATTATGTGTGGTTCGGTCCCGGTCCGGGAAATCAGGCGGCCGGGGACTATCCCGCCGTCACTCTTGCCGTGGCCAAGCAATCCGGAACAAACGCGGTCCAGGTGTCCCGTGCCGTCCTGCAAAAGGTAAAAGAACTGCAGGGCTCGGTGATTCCTCCCGATGTTCGGGTAACGGTGACCCGGGATTACGGCCAGACGGCCGATGAGAAAGCCAATGAGCTTTTGAAACATCTTCTGTACGCCACCCTGTCCGTGGTGGTTTTTTTAGGGCTGGGCTTGGGCGTTCGCGAGGCCGCGGTCGTATCCCTGGCCATCCCCCTGACCTTGGCCCTGACCCTTTTTGTCTCATGGTTGATCGGCTACACGATCAACCGGGTCACGCTGTTTGCTCTGATCTTCTCGATCGGCATTCTGGTGGATGATGCGATCGTGGTCGTGGAAAACATTTATCGTCACCTTCGGATGGGACCTAAGGATCAACGCGATGGCGGGATCCTGGCCGCGATTTTGGCGGTGGATGAGGTGGGCAATCCGACTATCCTGGCCACGTTGACGGTCATAGCGGCCTTGCTTCCGATGGCGTTTATTTCGGGTCTCATGGGGCCTTATATGCGGCCGATTCCCGTCAACGCCTCGTTGGCCATGGTTTTCTCGCTCATGGTCGCCTTTGTGATCGTGCCCTGGTTCTGCCGGATCTGTTACTCGAAATTGTCCGGCGGAGGTCATCCCTCCGGTCCCGAAGCCTCTTCGAGGGATTCCGGCCTCGTTCGCTTCTACCGATGGCTGCTGACTCCGCTGATGCGCAGCGTCCGGAATCGGGTCCTTCTCTTGGGCGGGGTCGGCCTCCTGTTGCTGGGGTCTCTCTCTTTGTTCTATTTCAGGCTGACCGTGATGAAGATGCTTCCCTTCGACAACAAAAGCGAGCTGCAGGTGGTGATCGACATGCCGCGGGGAACCCCGCTGGAGGAAACGGCCCGGGTGACACAGTCCCTAACGGCCTATCTGAAAACCGTTCCCGAAGTGGAAAATTACCAGGCCTATGTCGGAACCGCCTCGCCCTTTAATTTTAACGGTTTGGTCCGACACTACTTCTTGAGGGAAGCCGGCTCCATGGCCGACATCCAGATCAACCTGGTCGAAAAAGAGAATCGAAAGGCGCAGAGTCATGAAATCGCGAACCGAATCCGGTCGGATATCCACGCCGTGGCGCTACGATTCGGTGCCAACGTTAAGGTGGTCGAGGTCCCGCCCGGTCCGCCGGTTCAGTCGGTGTTGGTCGCGGAGGTGTACGGATCCGATGATGAAAAGCGCACGGAACTGGCCCGACGCGTCCGCAAGGTGTTCGAGCAGACGGCCGGCATCGTGGACGTTGACGACTCGATCGAAGCCGATCAGGTACAATACCGATTTGGAGTCGATACGGTGAAGGCCGCCCTGGATGGCGTCTCTTCCGATGAGATCGTCCAAACGCTTGAACTGGCCTTGAAGGGGAGTGCCGCCGGTCTGGCGCACATTCCGAAGGAGAAGAATCCGGTGGCGATCGAGGTCCGGCTACCTCGGGCCCTTCGTTCAGGAACCGAGGGTTTGGAACAAATCCACCTGCGCAACCTTTCCGGTCGCATGACCCCCCTCTCGGAACTGGTGCGGGCCCGGGAGGAGCCGATGGAAAGGGGGATCGACCATAAAAATCTGAAATCCGTGACCTATGTTGTGGGAAATGTCGCGGGAAGGGAGGAAAGCCCCGTTTATGGCATTCTGAATATCGGCCAGGGACTGGAGGCGTTACGCCTTCCGGATGGAGACTCTATACGGGAATATTATGCGGAGTCGCCTCCGTCGGAGAAAAAACCCGCCATAAAATGGGACGGAGAATGGCAAATCACGTACGAGACTTTCCGGGATATGGGTCTCGCCTTCGGGGCGGCCCTACTTTTAATTTATCTTCTCATCGTGGCTCAGTTTCAATCCTTTGTCATTCCTCTTGTGATTATGGCCCCCATTCCTCTGACCTTGGTGGGAATTGTCCCGGGCCATTGGATGACCGGTTCTTACTTCACGGCCACGTCGATGATCGGCTTTATTGCCCTGGCCGGAATTATCGTGCGGAACTCCATCTTGCTCGTGGATTTCATTTTGACCGAGCAACAGGACGGCCAGGAGTTATCCGATGCGGTGATTCGGGCCGGCGCGGTGCGCACACGACCCATTCTCCTGACCGCCGCGGCATTAATGGTCGGGGCATTTGTCATCCTCTTCGATCCCATCTTTCAGGGGTTGGCCATCTCGCTGTTGTTTGGAGTCTTTGCCTCCACCCTGTTAACGTTGATTGTAATTCCAGTGATCTATGTGAGTTGGCGGGAGTGGGAGGGAAGGAGAACGAAGACTTAGCGGATGGTCTATAATCGACCCTTCATGGATGTGTGGCGGGCGCCTGGCGGAGATCGGAAGACATCCGAGGGGAAGGACCGGAATGCGTTCCATGATTGACATAAAGAAATGACTGTGTTACAAGGATGTTTCGTCGGGGGCGATTAGCTCAGTGGTAGAGCGCTTGCTTCACACGCAAGAGGTCGTTGGTTCGATACCAACATCGCCCACCATGCCTCAGGATTCGCGGATCTTCTCGTCCGCCTCTTGCCGTGTTTTGCAATCGATGCACAAGGTTGTGACGGGCCGGGCCTCCAATCGTTTCAGGGAGATTTCTTCGCCGCAGCTCTCGCAGATGCCGAACGTTCCGTTGTTGATGCGTTCCAACGCTTCATCGATTTTCTTCAGCAATTTCTGTTCTCGTTCACGGAGACGTAGTATAAAATTCTGATCCGTTTCAGCCGAGGCTTGATCGGTCATGTCCGGAAAGTTTTCTGTGCCCGGGTTTAGACCGCCCGAAATAATTTCTCCGGATTCGGCCAATAGAACGGCTTTCTGGCGTTCCAGATCTTTCTTTATTCCTTCGTATTTTCCTTCTTTTATATCACGTTCTTTCTTGACTTTGCGATCTTTTCCGACCATAGCATGCCCCTTGTCGTATTGGTCAATTTGATCTTTGATTGCACCAGCAAATGCAAAACTATATCAGAAAGATGGTTTTGAGTCAATCAAAAACAGGTTGGAAACCCTTCCTTGACACTGGGAGTTTTCCCTGTTATAATTTTGTTTTACTTATATAATTTTAATTTTCAAACAGTTTAAACCCGCCA encodes:
- a CDS encoding ATP-binding protein — encoded protein: MMLLILLTTTGLLFVLNYQMEKQVLTDQIRQRALLMGKTLQLNLSRLLLRTDHQVLANLSEDDRQQIRDFIQHFSDEEARFDIFSVNEGINDLYFMDDQNKVVIDNPAQREGRTLPPDEQIGPETMAYLKKNKIDTRIQNRGDHTYMFMTFPVFQKNRLLGLGRIEMSMDSAVAQLDRIKLWGLFTTAGLFMIALLFASYFAKSVTRPIGELVRAAVRIGQGDFDQRLDESRRDEIGVLMATFNRMTEGIVKLEETQKRVEKLEIASQLAARVAHEIKNPLNSIGLIIDHMRDRFAPASQPEREKFLDLSSNIQREVDRLNKIVEGFLRSAKPISLSRQPTDLNGLIDETLASIIPEADQQKVTIHRHYQGNLPRLSVDYHQLRQALLNLLINALQAMPTGGELSLTTSALNHGTEAVAVSIADTGCGIPPENLPRLFGTYFTTKERGFGLGLSIVERIVQEHGGRIKVESRVGRGSVFTLLFPIQGETNHA
- a CDS encoding sigma-54 dependent transcriptional regulator codes for the protein MPSVLIVDDEKVQTSILGDILTHEGYDVTTENNPEQALALAQNQSFDLVICDMKMPQMDGIESLKRLRKINPDLNVIIMTAFGTIETAVKAMREGAFDYVMKPFSKEELLITIQRAIKNQELVRENVYLREELGLLEDSVRLIGESEAIQNIHRMIAKVAQDDKATVLLQGETGTGKDLISRAIHQRSPRQKAAFIVVNCAAVPEGLMESEFFGHEKGAFTGAVTAKPGRFELADRGTLFLDEVAELDANVQGKLLRVLQTKEFERVGGTRTHRVNVRVIAATNKNLQEGVRSGRFREDLFYRLNVVPITIPPLRERKEDIPLLTEYFLKKFQAEGKRKVQISPDAMEALMKYNYPGNVRELENLLERAIILSDGKVVTSREVHLYPLDPPSPSNVPVAPEDGTKTNSLRDVSRHAAEEAERVLIMETLLKTNWNRVKAARALGIDYKTLRLKIRQFGLAPGKSLMP
- a CDS encoding FKBP-type peptidyl-prolyl cis-trans isomerase, which codes for MLFRLVAVLGIMLLAGSARGADSTVLKTQKDKVSYSIGLNIGSDFKQRAIEVDPDLLARGIKDAMSDAKPLLTEEEIQSVMTAFEQELKAKAIAHNKELGDKNMKEGEAYLAENKKKEGVVTLPSGLQYKVITAGTGKKPKATDTVTTQYRGTLIDGTEFDSSYKRGQPATFPVSGVISGWTEALQLMPVGSKWQLFIPSSLAYGPRGAGQMIGPNSTLVFEVELLSIQEKAKTPTQEKTKTPKK
- a CDS encoding efflux RND transporter periplasmic adaptor subunit; translated protein: MKILRRKWVWLPVLLGVVLLVVFLTVHGKKTGPSRSERPLIHAELIKLRSEEIPVYREVTGTVASASAATLASKVLGQVEEIRVKEGNRVKTGDVLITLDSRALLAQRERAEAELENAKIHYQRIKTLFKERSATQQELDNAERTYKVAEATWKSIEADLAYTTIKAPFDGVITEKLIEVGELASPGRSLLRIEDEGHLRLEVPVAETDAAGLRIGQTVVVRLDALDGLALDGRVAQILPAADPSTHSFWVKADLPSVPRIRSGLFGRMVFPIGRRSALMIPQAAVQVEGELSRVYVADESAIVQSRLIRPGPVREGRVEVLSGLVDGERILARASDGREGAIVRIPEGSRP
- a CDS encoding efflux RND transporter permease subunit, with protein sequence MEILSPRNGESPAGRPGFFNRLGLSGRIAQVFIRSKLTPLMIVAALLLGGLAILATPREEEPQILVPMADVFIPFPGASPKEVEELVVRPLERKLSEIRRVEYVYSTSRPGLALFIVRFYVGEDLEKSLVDLYDKLMSNRDLLPPGASDFMVKPRDINDVPIVTLTLWSSRYDDYQLRRIADHLLEEVKKIPKTSGGFIVGGRQRRLRVMPDPGRMKSYGVTPLELVSAIQKTNRKLPSGRFERDNREFPVETGEFIRDPEDLERVVIGIHGGRPVFLRDVAKVSDGPEEAVHYVWFGPGPGNQAAGDYPAVTLAVAKQSGTNAVQVSRAVLQKVKELQGSVIPPDVRVTVTRDYGQTADEKANELLKHLLYATLSVVVFLGLGLGVREAAVVSLAIPLTLALTLFVSWLIGYTINRVTLFALIFSIGILVDDAIVVVENIYRHLRMGPKDQRDGGILAAILAVDEVGNPTILATLTVIAALLPMAFISGLMGPYMRPIPVNASLAMVFSLMVAFVIVPWFCRICYSKLSGGGHPSGPEASSRDSGLVRFYRWLLTPLMRSVRNRVLLLGGVGLLLLGSLSLFYFRLTVMKMLPFDNKSELQVVIDMPRGTPLEETARVTQSLTAYLKTVPEVENYQAYVGTASPFNFNGLVRHYFLREAGSMADIQINLVEKENRKAQSHEIANRIRSDIHAVALRFGANVKVVEVPPGPPVQSVLVAEVYGSDDEKRTELARRVRKVFEQTAGIVDVDDSIEADQVQYRFGVDTVKAALDGVSSDEIVQTLELALKGSAAGLAHIPKEKNPVAIEVRLPRALRSGTEGLEQIHLRNLSGRMTPLSELVRAREEPMERGIDHKNLKSVTYVVGNVAGREESPVYGILNIGQGLEALRLPDGDSIREYYAESPPSEKKPAIKWDGEWQITYETFRDMGLAFGAALLLIYLLIVAQFQSFVIPLVIMAPIPLTLVGIVPGHWMTGSYFTATSMIGFIALAGIIVRNSILLVDFILTEQQDGQELSDAVIRAGAVRTRPILLTAAALMVGAFVILFDPIFQGLAISLLFGVFASTLLTLIVIPVIYVSWREWEGRRTKT
- the dksA gene encoding RNA polymerase-binding protein DksA, which translates into the protein MVGKDRKVKKERDIKEGKYEGIKKDLERQKAVLLAESGEIISGGLNPGTENFPDMTDQASAETDQNFILRLREREQKLLKKIDEALERINNGTFGICESCGEEISLKRLEARPVTTLCIDCKTRQEADEKIRES